One genomic segment of Coffea arabica cultivar ET-39 chromosome 6e, Coffea Arabica ET-39 HiFi, whole genome shotgun sequence includes these proteins:
- the LOC113695148 gene encoding axial regulator YABBY 5-like → MSSCSDVSPPPPEQLCYIPCNFCNIVLAVSVPCSSLFDVVTVRCGHCTNLWSVNMAAAFQSLSSSSCWQDVQAQNSTPPDQYRIDFGSSAKGYNIKPATRPSIPNRAEERIVNRPPEKRQRVPSAYNQFIKDEIQRIKANNPDINHREAFSTAAKNWAHFPHIHFGLMLETNNKPKLGEDSEKRLTPRTALLNK, encoded by the exons ATGTCGAGCTGCAGCGATGTTTCGCCGCCACCACCTGAGCAACTCTGCTACATCCCTTGCAACTTTTGCAATATAGTTCTTGCG gtgagtgttccatgcAGCAGCTTATTTGATGTCGTGACCGTCCGATGTGGACACTGCACCAATCTATGGTCCGTGAACATGGCAGCTGCATTCCAGTCGCTGTCCTCCTCCTCCTGCTGGCAAGATGTTCAG GCTCAGAACTCCACTCCACCTGATCAATACAGGATCGACTTTGGTTCCTCCGCCAAAGGTTACAACATCAAGCCAGCAACGCGACCATCCATACCAAACCGCGCTGAGGAAAGGATTGTGAATCGAC CTCCTGAGAAGAGACAGCGAGTACCATCTGCATACAACCAGTTCATAAA AGACGAGATTCAGAGGATCAAAGCCAATAACCCGGATATTAACCACAGGGAAGCTTTTAGTACAGCTGCCAAGAAT TGGGCGCACTTCCCTCACATTCACTTTGGGCTCATGTTGGAGACCAATAACAAACCCAAACTAGGCGAG GATTCTGAGAAGCGCCTAACGCCAAGGACTGCACTATTGAACAAATGA